The following proteins come from a genomic window of Diceros bicornis minor isolate mBicDic1 chromosome 36, mDicBic1.mat.cur, whole genome shotgun sequence:
- the SEPHS1 gene encoding selenide, water dikinase 1: MSTRESFNPESYELDKSFRLTRFTELKGTGCKVPQDVLQKLLESLQENHFQEDEQFLGAVMPRLGIGMDTCVIPLRHGGLSLVQTTDYIYPIVDDPYMMGRIACANVLSDLYAMGVTECDNMLMLLGVSNKMTDRERDKVMPLIIQGFKDAAEEAGTSVTGGQTVLNPWIVLGGVATTVCQPNEFIMPDNAVPGDVLVLTKPLGTQVAVAVHQWLDIPEKWNKIKLVVTQEDVELAYQEAMMNMARLNRTAAGLMHTFNAHAATDITGFGILGHAQNLAKQQRNEVSFVIHNLPVLAKMAAVSKACGNMFGLMHGTCPETSGGLLICLPREQAARFCAEIKSPKYGEGHQAWIIGIVEKGNRTARIIDKPRIIEVAPQVATQSVNPTPGATS, from the exons ATGTCTACGCGGGAGTCCTTTAACCCGGAAAGTTATGAATTGGACAAGAGCTTCCGGCTAACCAGATTCACTGAACTGAAGGGCACTGGCTGCAAGGTGCCCCAAGATGTCCTGCAGAAATTGCTGGAGTCCTTACAGGAGAACCACTTCCAAGAAGATGAACAGTTTCTGGGAGCAGTCATGCCAAGGCTCG GCATTGGAATGGATACTTGTGTCATTCCTTTGAGGCATGGCGGTCTTTCCTTGGTTCAAACCACGGATTACATTTACCCCATCGTCGATGACCCTTACATGATG GGCAGGATAGCATGTGCCAATGTCCTCAGTGACCTCTACGCCATGGGGGTCACAGAATGTGACAATATGCTGATGCTCCTTGGAGTCAGTAATAAAATGACCGACAGG GAAAGGGATAAAGTGATGCCCCTAATTATACAGGGTTTTAAAGATGCAGCAGAGGAGGCAGGCACGTCTGTAACAGGAGGCCAAACAGTGTTAAACCCCTGGATTGTTTTGGGAGGAGTGGCTACGACTGTCTGCCAGCCCAATGAGTTTATCAT GCCAGATAATGCAGTGCCAGGGGATGTGCTGGTGCTGACGAAGCCCCTGGGGACACAAGTGGCCGTGGCCGTGCACCAGTGGCTGGATATT CCTGAAAAGTGGAACAAAATTAAACTCGTGGTCACCCAAGAAGATGTGGAGTTGGCGTACCAGGAGGCGATGATGAACATGGCGAGGCTCAACAGAACAG CTGCAGGACTCATGCACACATTCAATGCCCACGCCGCCACGGACATCACGGGCTTTGGAATTTTGGGCCACGCTCAGAACCTGGCCAAGCAACAGAGGAACGAGGTGTCCTTTGTGATTCACAACCTTCCTGTCCTGGCCAAGATGGCTGCTGTGAGCAAGGCCTGTGGAAACATGTTTGGCCTCATGCACGGGACCTGCCCGGAGACATCAG GAGGCCTTCTAATCTGTTTACCACGTGAGCAAGCAGCTCGGTTCTGTGCAGAGATAAAGTCCCCCAAATATGGTGAAGGTCACCAAGCCTGGATTATTGGGATCGTAGAGAAGGGCAACCGGACGGCCAGGATCATAGACAAACCCCGGATCATCGAAGTCGCCCCACAAGTGGCCACTCAGAGTGTGAATCCCACACCCGGGGCCACCTCATAA